In the Bacteroidota bacterium genome, one interval contains:
- a CDS encoding thioredoxin family protein: MLFKFNREKFAELLLVSDIPVLVNCTVPFDPVSRLSIDMIKELSKKNEDNILFMNVDLDEDESTVLIHKYNIRNAPLALLFYKGELIGRRIGCGNENCINPLLDYFIPNNKSVDELVQHEAS, encoded by the coding sequence ATGTTATTTAAATTCAATCGTGAAAAATTTGCTGAGCTATTGCTTGTTTCAGATATACCCGTACTAGTAAATTGTACTGTCCCGTTTGATCCTGTTTCACGCCTCTCTATTGATATGATCAAAGAACTATCAAAAAAAAATGAAGATAACATTTTGTTCATGAATGTGGATTTAGATGAAGATGAGAGCACAGTGCTTATTCACAAATATAATATTAGAAATGCACCCCTTGCATTACTTTTTTATAAAGGTGAACTGATCGGAAGAAGAATAGGTTGTGGGAACGAAAACTGCATTAATCCTTTGCTAGATTATTTCATTCCCAATAATAAAT